The nucleotide window GCAATAGTAACGGGCTTGAACTTCTCTCCACCAAATCTCTCGAACAGTTTAGAGCCGACATAGCCGCCAAACATGCTGCTTGGCAAGAGCACAAGAGTCAGCCAAACCACATCTCGATCGACTAACCCAACGATGGATGCTGAAACAAACGCACTTGAATCCGCCAACACGAAGAAGGCAATCAGGCCAGCTCTGGCAATGTGCGGAGCGACTGGGCTTGCTAAGGCATGCGTGCCAACCGGAGGCCCAGACATCGACGCCGCACCATTCATGATCCCTGCAAGGCTACCTAGAATATAAGGGGCAAATCTTGGTTCGCTTTTGTACTGAAAACCTTTGTAGATCATTAATGCAGACGCAAAGATGAAGGCACTGATGATCAAGATGATCGTGTCTTGGCTAACCGATTTAAGCAGAAGTAAGCCGACTGGTGTGAAGGCAAAACAAGGGACAAATACCTTTGAAACCCAGCGCCAGTTAACGTGCTTTCGAACCTTAGGCAGCAATTGAACATTGCCGAGTAGGTCGATCAACATGAAAACAGGAACCAGTTCGATAACAGGCACGAACAACGCACTTAATGGCAATGCCACTAAGGTGAAACCGAAACCTGAGAAGCCACGAACAATAGCGGCGAAAATGAAGATTGCACCCAAAATTGGGAAAGTTGGACTAAAAATGAGATCCATAAATTAAGTAACCAATGAAGCTGTCTGAATAGAGCGAGCTAATGAAACCAAGTGAGTAGCGGAATGTACTCCTACTCACTTGTGTTTGCTACCTAATTTTGAGGTTTCTAGAGGTTAATTTTAAAGTCTCTCAGGGTTACTTTTATAGTATTTACAAGGTCAATTTATCGAGCTGAATTTATTTG belongs to Vibrio cyclitrophicus and includes:
- a CDS encoding sulfite exporter TauE/SafE family protein, producing MDLIFSPTFPILGAIFIFAAIVRGFSGFGFTLVALPLSALFVPVIELVPVFMLIDLLGNVQLLPKVRKHVNWRWVSKVFVPCFAFTPVGLLLLKSVSQDTIILIISAFIFASALMIYKGFQYKSEPRFAPYILGSLAGIMNGAASMSGPPVGTHALASPVAPHIARAGLIAFFVLADSSAFVSASIVGLVDRDVVWLTLVLLPSSMFGGYVGSKLFERFGGEKFKPVTIALLIVIAIFSAGRVLL